The Stigmatella erecta genome window below encodes:
- a CDS encoding DUF4215 domain-containing protein: MSESQCSSRLSRLAALSLLLILAACGSDIVDPKPDGGGGPNTPDASTDGGTDGGTGPVDPEDCGNGTLQAGEMCDDGNLNDGDGCSSLCAIETGENGWICRTPGQPCMRNVCGDGVRGAKEACDDFNARSGDGCSATCTVESGWNCPSTGGNCQAAQCGDAIVAGDEECEDGNAAAGDGCSATCRLEEGFKCPTPGQACSRTTCGDRKVEGTEQCDDGNNDMGDGCSPLCKREPSCTNGNCTAICGDNLILPGSTEECDDGNVRDNDGCSSQCKLESGFQCKQIESEPPPEVKIPVVYRDFIGNDQTGQAQRHTDFENKNGSEKGIVKEDLVNNKPAYAKAGVTSSTTHGEALFNQWYTDSARSKTYVEQLTLTQEKDGQGKPTGTYVFSNSNFFPLDKKGWVASGNEPERSGHNFSFTSEVRYWFEYKGTEKLSFTGDDDVWVFVNKKLALDLGGVHSAENGTVDLTPASAATKYNLRKGGVYEAVVFQAERHTNASNYRLTLANFTTKRTECTSSCGDGQVQPPEECDTGTNPGGYGQCAPGCIWGPRCGDGVVQEAFGESCDDGNGDNDDLCSNTCKPRIG; this comes from the coding sequence ATGTCCGAATCACAGTGTTCATCTCGACTCTCTCGACTCGCAGCGCTTTCTCTTCTCCTGATCCTCGCCGCCTGCGGCAGCGACATCGTGGACCCCAAGCCGGATGGGGGCGGAGGCCCCAACACGCCCGACGCCTCGACGGATGGCGGTACCGACGGGGGCACGGGCCCCGTGGATCCGGAGGACTGCGGCAACGGCACGCTCCAGGCGGGCGAGATGTGTGACGATGGCAACCTGAACGACGGGGATGGGTGCTCCTCGCTCTGCGCCATCGAGACGGGCGAGAACGGGTGGATCTGCCGGACGCCCGGCCAGCCGTGCATGCGCAACGTGTGCGGGGATGGGGTGCGCGGGGCGAAGGAGGCGTGCGACGACTTCAACGCCCGGTCCGGAGATGGGTGCAGCGCGACGTGCACGGTGGAGAGCGGCTGGAACTGCCCGAGCACGGGCGGCAACTGCCAGGCGGCCCAGTGCGGCGACGCCATCGTCGCGGGCGACGAGGAGTGCGAGGACGGCAACGCGGCGGCGGGGGATGGGTGCAGCGCGACGTGCCGCCTGGAGGAGGGGTTCAAGTGCCCGACGCCGGGCCAGGCGTGCTCGCGCACCACGTGCGGAGACAGGAAGGTGGAGGGCACCGAGCAGTGCGACGATGGCAACAACGACATGGGCGATGGGTGCTCGCCGCTGTGCAAGCGCGAGCCCTCGTGCACCAACGGCAACTGCACGGCCATCTGCGGCGACAACCTCATCCTGCCGGGCAGCACGGAGGAGTGCGACGACGGCAACGTGCGAGACAACGACGGGTGCTCGTCGCAGTGCAAGCTGGAATCGGGCTTCCAGTGCAAGCAGATCGAGAGCGAGCCGCCGCCGGAGGTGAAGATCCCGGTCGTCTACCGCGACTTCATCGGCAATGATCAGACGGGCCAGGCCCAGCGGCACACCGACTTCGAGAACAAGAATGGCTCGGAGAAGGGGATCGTCAAGGAGGACCTGGTGAACAACAAGCCGGCCTATGCGAAGGCGGGCGTGACCAGCTCCACGACCCACGGCGAGGCGCTCTTCAACCAGTGGTACACCGACTCGGCCCGGAGCAAGACCTACGTGGAGCAGCTGACGCTGACCCAGGAGAAGGACGGCCAGGGCAAGCCGACGGGAACCTACGTGTTCTCCAACAGCAACTTCTTCCCGCTGGACAAAAAGGGCTGGGTGGCCTCGGGCAACGAGCCCGAGCGCAGCGGCCACAACTTCAGCTTCACCAGCGAGGTGCGGTACTGGTTCGAGTACAAGGGCACCGAGAAGCTCTCCTTCACCGGCGACGATGACGTGTGGGTCTTCGTCAACAAGAAGCTCGCCCTGGATCTCGGCGGGGTGCACTCGGCGGAGAATGGAACCGTGGACCTCACCCCGGCCTCGGCCGCCACGAAGTACAACCTGAGGAAGGGCGGCGTTTACGAGGCCGTCGTCTTCCAGGCCGAGCGGCACACCAACGCGTCCAACTACCGGCTCACGCTCGCCAACTTCACCACCAAGCGGACCGAGTGCACGAGCAGCTGCGGCGACGGTCAGGTGCAGCCGCCCGAGGAGTGCGACACGGGAACGAACCCCGGCGGCTACGGGCAGTGCGCGCCCGGCTGCATCTGGGGCCCGCGCTGCGGTGATGGCGTCGTCCAGGAGGCGTTCGGCGAGAGCTGCGACGACGGGAACGGCGACAACGACGACCTGTGCAGCAACACCTGCAAGCCGCGCATCGGCTAA
- a CDS encoding cellulose binding domain-containing protein gives MKMTWKQGLLAALSLGVPLSESFAGTADFTVQYQNYNAATPNDSIIEAGIQLRNNTSAPLPLSSIVVRYWFTKNGATAVTPACWWWTSASCPGLSLTTGSVSASNADQYVEIRFASTAGSLAAGATTIPIDLGITFGGTAVNETDDYSYGNQTSFADWSRITVHDAGSAPTAGLRGGTPPSGGTNPPTVSAEFFDDFTYTGTGDAAFTNLWTVRTYAGGPGVAGATWSAGNVSMVSEGTNRLMRLQTSTNGNVAGTTHSEVISKAQKFKFGTYSARLKFRDAPLSGTRVFADKYVQTFFVITPYNSPSYSEQDFEYLPNGGWGQGNTPTMFLTSFDRNVTASPSARLSYSHDGWRTLVLHVTPSGNTYFIDGVQHASHSAQFAPLINQFLDFQMWFIELGTTNGTPRTYFQEVDWVYFAKDTYLDTNAVNAKVTSLRNASLPRKDTVP, from the coding sequence ATGAAGATGACCTGGAAGCAGGGCCTGCTGGCCGCACTGTCGCTGGGCGTTCCGCTGAGCGAGAGCTTCGCTGGCACGGCGGACTTCACCGTGCAGTACCAGAACTACAACGCCGCTACCCCCAACGACTCCATCATCGAGGCGGGCATCCAGCTGCGAAACAACACCTCGGCGCCCCTCCCGCTGAGCAGCATCGTCGTGCGCTACTGGTTCACGAAGAACGGCGCCACGGCGGTGACCCCGGCGTGCTGGTGGTGGACCTCGGCGAGCTGCCCGGGGCTGTCCCTGACCACCGGCAGCGTGTCGGCCTCGAACGCGGACCAGTATGTGGAGATCCGCTTCGCCAGCACCGCCGGCAGCCTGGCGGCCGGGGCCACCACCATCCCGATCGACCTCGGCATCACCTTTGGCGGCACCGCCGTCAACGAGACGGATGACTACTCGTACGGCAACCAGACGTCCTTCGCCGACTGGAGCCGCATCACCGTGCATGACGCGGGCTCCGCGCCCACCGCGGGCCTGCGGGGCGGCACCCCTCCTTCCGGAGGAACGAATCCGCCCACCGTCTCGGCCGAGTTCTTCGATGACTTCACCTACACGGGCACGGGGGACGCGGCCTTCACCAACCTCTGGACGGTGCGCACGTACGCGGGCGGCCCGGGCGTGGCGGGGGCCACCTGGTCCGCGGGCAACGTCTCGATGGTGAGCGAGGGCACCAACCGGCTGATGCGCCTGCAGACGAGCACCAACGGAAACGTGGCGGGCACGACGCACTCGGAGGTCATCTCCAAGGCGCAGAAGTTCAAGTTCGGCACCTACTCGGCCCGGCTCAAGTTCCGCGATGCGCCGCTGTCCGGCACGCGCGTCTTCGCCGACAAGTATGTGCAGACCTTCTTCGTCATCACGCCCTACAACAGCCCCAGCTACTCCGAGCAGGACTTCGAGTACCTGCCCAACGGCGGCTGGGGCCAGGGCAATACCCCCACGATGTTCCTGACCTCGTTCGACAGGAACGTGACCGCGAGCCCCTCGGCCCGGCTCAGCTACAGCCATGATGGCTGGCGCACGCTGGTGCTCCACGTGACGCCCTCGGGCAACACCTACTTCATCGATGGCGTGCAGCACGCCAGCCACTCGGCCCAGTTCGCGCCGCTCATCAACCAGTTCCTCGACTTCCAGATGTGGTTCATCGAGCTGGGCACCACGAACGGCACCCCGCGCACCTACTTCCAGGAGGTGGACTGGGTGTACTTCGCCAAGGACACGTACCTGGACACCAACGCGGTCAACGCGAAGGTGACCAGCCTGCGCAATGCCTCCTTGCCGCGCAAGGACACGGTTCCCTAG
- a CDS encoding CHAT domain-containing protein, whose amino-acid sequence MRQFSGWMMAILLCCASEGRASEGKQDARLIEAQAVFDEATKLKEAGKYSEALAKAEHALSLNESVFGGTHPDVASCLMLVGDIYHLKGELSHVEPLFQRALAIREASLGKSHPKVAASLNMLANLYSDQGLPGQAEPLYRRALTIWEADPDKSRNDVAFVLNNLAILYFDQGLYGQAEPLYQRALSIWEDALGKSHPNVALALANLANLYYRQGLYSRAEPLHQRALTIREAALGKSHPNVASSLNNLANLYSDQGLYGRAEPLYQRALAIWEATLDKRHPRIALAFDNLALLYKNQGLYGRAEPLFQRALAIREASLGKSHPVVALSLNHLAAVYSDQGLYGQARPLFQRALAIWETSLGKNHPDVALALTNLGTLYADQGLYGRAKPLFQRALAIWETSLGKNHPGVASSLNNLAALNLAQGLYRQAEPLYLRALALWEASLGHDHPFVAEVLSELGKLRLAQHRLSDTLPLLSRSFSISEQRLRHEALDFSESRLSSFLTHLRVGEQRLYSLLRAYPQDTRVQRLALSAALLLKGRSVSETASISHMLYRSLAPEDRDTFERLRRLRTQLATLSFSGPGEFSSKDYQNRIQSLTQEGNSLEADLAKRSAPLRALSSLPSPSDIVGRVASSVPKDAALVEFIAYRDIPLASKPETPPAKIHHSMRYMALVLFPDASSRAVDLGPAAPIDQAALRLRDALAEKEVSFLPAAQRLYQLAFRPLLPLLGSTRRLFLAPDGQLNLIPFSALHDGQDFLLDSFDFTYLTSGRELLTRPQDSAHFSSVIVFADPDFTTASSAHSSPLPSSASSPPSKSLERFFSIPRPELVRSAWVPLPGARMEAHGIQRLLPQAHLFLGPDASKQRLVNIATPGILHLATHGFFLGDSPSAPTSRGLALVDSLGSAPPPQAEPLLNSGLVLAGALATGSGSLPSEATLITALELAGLNLWGTQLVVLSACDTGRGQVQLGQGVYGLRRALVAAGAETILVSLWKVNDDSTRLLMDLYYRNLLAGMGRASALREAMLSLRTTHPHPHSWAPFIALGSNEPLRAIAPSAPQTQPPEIPQ is encoded by the coding sequence ATGCGTCAGTTTTCTGGTTGGATGATGGCAATACTTCTTTGCTGTGCGTCCGAAGGGAGAGCCAGTGAAGGGAAGCAAGATGCTCGGCTGATAGAGGCTCAGGCGGTCTTTGACGAAGCAACAAAGCTCAAAGAGGCGGGCAAATATTCCGAGGCTCTCGCAAAGGCTGAGCATGCGCTCTCGCTCAATGAGTCCGTATTTGGAGGAACACATCCAGACGTCGCCAGTTGCCTGATGCTAGTGGGGGACATCTATCATTTGAAAGGGGAGCTATCTCATGTCGAGCCCCTCTTCCAACGTGCTCTGGCCATCCGCGAGGCCTCCCTCGGCAAGAGCCATCCCAAAGTCGCCGCCTCTCTCAACATGCTCGCCAACCTCTACTCTGACCAGGGGTTGCCTGGCCAGGCCGAGCCCCTCTACCGGCGTGCTCTAACCATCTGGGAGGCCGACCCCGACAAGAGTCGTAACGACGTCGCTTTCGTTCTCAACAACCTCGCCATCCTCTACTTTGACCAGGGGTTGTATGGCCAAGCCGAACCCCTCTATCAGCGTGCTCTGTCTATCTGGGAGGATGCCCTCGGCAAGAGTCATCCCAACGTCGCTTTAGCTCTCGCAAACCTCGCCAATCTCTACTATCGTCAAGGGTTGTATAGCCGGGCCGAGCCTCTCCACCAGCGTGCTTTAACCATCCGCGAGGCCGCCCTCGGCAAGAGTCATCCTAACGTTGCCTCTTCTCTCAACAACCTCGCCAACCTCTACTCTGACCAGGGATTGTATGGCCGGGCCGAGCCCCTCTACCAGCGTGCTCTGGCCATTTGGGAGGCCACACTTGACAAGAGACATCCCAGAATCGCTTTAGCTTTCGACAACCTCGCCCTCCTCTACAAGAACCAGGGCTTGTATGGCCGGGCCGAGCCCCTTTTCCAGCGTGCTCTGGCCATCCGCGAGGCCTCCCTTGGCAAGAGCCATCCCGTGGTCGCGCTCTCTCTCAACCACCTCGCTGCCGTCTACTCGGACCAGGGGTTGTATGGGCAGGCCAGGCCCCTCTTCCAGCGTGCTCTGGCCATCTGGGAGACCTCCCTTGGCAAGAACCATCCCGACGTAGCATTAGCGCTTACTAACCTCGGTACCCTCTACGCGGACCAGGGGTTGTATGGGCGAGCCAAGCCTCTCTTCCAGCGCGCTCTGGCCATTTGGGAGACCTCGCTTGGCAAAAACCATCCTGGCGTCGCCTCCTCCCTCAACAACCTCGCCGCCCTTAACTTGGCGCAGGGATTGTACCGCCAAGCTGAGCCCCTCTACCTTCGAGCGCTCGCTCTTTGGGAGGCGTCTCTCGGCCACGATCACCCCTTCGTTGCTGAAGTACTCAGCGAACTCGGCAAACTTCGGCTGGCCCAACATCGTCTCTCTGACACATTGCCTCTCCTCTCTCGCTCTTTCTCCATCTCCGAGCAGCGACTGCGCCATGAGGCCCTCGACTTTTCCGAGTCTCGCTTGTCCTCCTTTCTCACTCATCTGCGTGTCGGCGAGCAGCGGCTCTATTCCCTGCTGCGCGCCTACCCTCAGGATACTCGCGTTCAACGCCTGGCCCTCAGCGCTGCCCTTCTGCTCAAGGGCCGATCTGTGTCAGAGACCGCCAGCATCTCTCACATGCTCTACCGCAGCCTGGCCCCCGAAGACCGCGATACCTTCGAACGGCTCCGAAGGTTACGCACCCAATTGGCCACTCTCTCCTTCTCAGGCCCGGGCGAGTTCTCCTCCAAAGACTATCAAAACCGCATTCAATCTCTCACTCAAGAGGGCAACTCGCTTGAGGCGGATTTGGCCAAACGCTCCGCTCCCCTTCGCGCCCTGTCTTCTCTTCCTTCTCCTTCAGACATTGTTGGCCGCGTCGCCTCATCTGTTCCCAAAGACGCCGCGCTGGTCGAATTCATCGCCTACAGGGACATCCCTCTCGCTTCCAAACCCGAGACACCGCCTGCGAAGATTCATCACTCCATGCGTTACATGGCCTTGGTGCTTTTTCCCGATGCCTCATCCCGCGCCGTAGACCTTGGCCCTGCAGCCCCCATCGACCAAGCCGCATTACGCCTGCGCGATGCCTTGGCCGAGAAAGAAGTATCCTTCCTGCCCGCGGCACAGAGGCTTTACCAACTCGCCTTCCGGCCCCTGCTTCCTCTGCTTGGCTCCACCCGCCGCCTCTTCCTAGCCCCCGATGGCCAGCTAAACCTCATCCCCTTTTCCGCTCTCCACGACGGCCAGGACTTTCTCCTGGACTCCTTCGACTTCACCTACCTCACTTCAGGCCGCGAGCTACTGACTCGCCCTCAGGACAGCGCTCACTTTTCCTCCGTCATCGTCTTTGCGGACCCTGACTTCACTACCGCTTCTTCTGCTCATTCCAGCCCTCTGCCATCTTCCGCTTCCTCACCGCCTTCCAAGTCTCTTGAGCGCTTTTTCTCCATTCCTCGCCCCGAGCTGGTGAGAAGTGCCTGGGTTCCCCTCCCGGGGGCACGGATGGAAGCGCACGGCATTCAACGCCTCCTGCCTCAGGCCCACCTTTTCCTTGGTCCCGATGCTTCGAAGCAACGGCTGGTCAACATTGCCACTCCGGGCATTCTCCATCTGGCCACTCATGGCTTTTTCCTGGGCGATTCTCCCTCCGCCCCCACTTCCCGAGGCCTGGCCCTCGTCGATTCATTGGGCAGCGCACCTCCTCCCCAAGCGGAGCCACTGCTCAATTCAGGCCTCGTCCTAGCGGGTGCTCTCGCCACAGGCTCAGGCTCCCTTCCTTCTGAGGCAACCCTGATCACGGCACTGGAATTGGCAGGGCTCAACCTTTGGGGCACTCAGCTCGTTGTCCTGTCCGCCTGTGACACCGGACGCGGCCAAGTTCAACTAGGCCAGGGCGTCTACGGCCTGCGCCGCGCTCTCGTTGCCGCTGGCGCCGAGACCATCCTGGTCAGCCTCTGGAAGGTGAACGACGACTCCACACGCCTTCTCATGGACCTCTACTACCGTAACCTCTTGGCAGGCATGGGCCGCGCCTCCGCACTGCGTGAGGCCATGCTCTCGCTCCGGACGACCCACCCCCATCCACATTCTTGGGCACCCTTCATCGCTCTCGGCAGCAATGAGCCCTTGCGCGCCATCGCTCCCTCCGCACCTCAGACCCAACCACCTGAGATTCCGCAGTGA
- a CDS encoding serine/threonine-protein kinase — translation MNKPSPEALPAGTVLDTWQVDGPAGYGTYGAVYRAHGVGHTEGPPVALKLARHPNDPRFAREARLLSRIRHPGVPRLLGQGTWTGGPWGAPHPYVVMPWVEGIRLYDWADQHPLTSLQALRLLAQVARALEATHAIQGLHRDVKGDNVLVSPEGRAFLMDFGCGTWRGAAPLTEGLLAPGTRLYRSPQALRFHWNHRRDAHPPYRATPADDVYALGVMAYRLCTGTYPPLATDPSIVGDDARDTQEVLKPPSHWKPLAPALESLLLRMLSETPQDRGSAGELATALENLAKTFGPKRARPSDSSVPTEAVVPPAAKPRRGRRWLRALLPLAAGLLPLVAGHWNLEEPWVSPPGTADGGTGGVADAAVEEPPLPNATPEPKPNGLKLEMPKEPLPGQRRPPCPRNQINIRGGCWAEFIQVSPPCGDSFYDWKGACYLPVMMPPRPSTSGPAQVPPP, via the coding sequence ATGAACAAGCCGTCCCCCGAGGCGCTCCCCGCCGGTACCGTCCTGGACACATGGCAGGTGGACGGCCCCGCGGGCTATGGCACGTACGGGGCGGTCTACCGCGCCCACGGCGTAGGACACACGGAGGGTCCGCCGGTGGCCCTCAAGCTGGCGCGCCACCCGAATGACCCGCGCTTCGCGCGCGAGGCGCGGCTGCTCTCCCGGATCCGGCACCCGGGCGTGCCTCGCCTTCTGGGACAGGGCACCTGGACGGGCGGCCCCTGGGGCGCCCCCCATCCCTATGTGGTGATGCCATGGGTGGAGGGCATCCGGCTCTACGATTGGGCCGACCAGCATCCGCTCACCTCCCTCCAGGCCCTGCGGCTGCTGGCCCAGGTGGCCCGGGCGCTGGAGGCCACCCATGCGATTCAAGGGCTTCACCGGGATGTGAAAGGCGACAATGTGCTCGTGAGCCCCGAGGGGAGGGCCTTCCTCATGGACTTCGGGTGCGGTACCTGGAGGGGGGCGGCCCCACTCACCGAGGGTCTGCTCGCCCCGGGCACCCGCCTCTACCGCAGCCCCCAGGCGCTGCGCTTCCACTGGAATCACCGCCGCGACGCCCATCCGCCCTACCGCGCCACCCCCGCGGATGATGTGTATGCGTTGGGGGTGATGGCCTACCGCCTGTGCACGGGAACCTATCCACCCCTGGCGACGGACCCCTCCATCGTGGGAGATGATGCGCGGGACACCCAGGAGGTTTTGAAACCTCCGAGCCACTGGAAGCCATTGGCCCCCGCCCTGGAGTCCCTCCTCCTCCGCATGCTCTCCGAAACGCCCCAGGACCGAGGCAGCGCCGGTGAGCTGGCCACCGCCCTGGAGAACCTGGCGAAGACCTTCGGGCCGAAGAGGGCCCGCCCAAGCGATTCGAGCGTGCCCACGGAAGCCGTGGTTCCCCCCGCCGCCAAGCCTCGCCGCGGAAGGCGCTGGCTCCGGGCCCTCCTGCCGTTGGCCGCGGGGCTGCTGCCCCTGGTCGCTGGACACTGGAACCTGGAGGAGCCATGGGTCTCGCCTCCTGGTACGGCGGATGGAGGGACCGGGGGCGTTGCGGATGCGGCCGTGGAGGAGCCGCCCCTGCCCAACGCGACGCCAGAGCCCAAGCCGAATGGGCTGAAGCTGGAGATGCCCAAGGAGCCCTTGCCCGGCCAGCGCCGTCCGCCCTGCCCTCGCAACCAGATCAACATCCGGGGCGGATGCTGGGCTGAATTCATCCAAGTCTCACCGCCTTGCGGCGATAGCTTTTACGACTGGAAAGGGGCCTGCTACCTGCCTGTGATGATGCCGCCACGCCCCAGCACCTCGGGCCCCGCACAAGTGCCTCCCCCCTGA
- a CDS encoding acetoacetate decarboxylase family protein, whose product MNSSGFPPAPWRLQGQLYASVWWVPVWRLQLSLDPAFELLTVAGRACVAAAFVDYQPGSVLTYGELFGAVGVRVRGSRRIGMTVTHMWVDSEPSLRGGRALWGMPKQMARFALDPAPPDAAFTGASWDAEGRELARVRMRPLAGAPRRVRLPVPLPNLQVLRGQVHAPPSALRFSPRLLRAAEWTIPAGSPLVTLGIAGARPVVSAQARDFEWNLPAAVPVQG is encoded by the coding sequence GTGAATTCTTCTGGTTTTCCGCCCGCGCCCTGGCGGCTTCAGGGGCAGCTTTACGCATCCGTCTGGTGGGTGCCGGTGTGGCGCCTCCAGCTCTCCCTGGATCCGGCGTTCGAGCTGCTCACCGTCGCGGGCCGTGCCTGCGTCGCCGCCGCCTTCGTCGACTACCAGCCGGGCAGCGTGCTCACCTATGGCGAGCTCTTCGGGGCCGTCGGCGTGAGGGTTCGCGGCTCGCGCCGGATCGGCATGACCGTGACCCATATGTGGGTGGACAGCGAGCCCTCGCTCCGGGGAGGCAGGGCACTCTGGGGCATGCCCAAGCAGATGGCGCGGTTCGCGCTCGATCCTGCGCCTCCGGATGCAGCCTTCACCGGCGCAAGCTGGGACGCGGAGGGCCGGGAGCTGGCACGGGTACGCATGCGGCCGCTCGCCGGGGCTCCCCGGAGGGTGCGCCTGCCGGTGCCCCTGCCGAATCTGCAGGTGCTCCGCGGCCAGGTGCATGCGCCGCCCTCCGCCCTCCGCTTCTCGCCCCGGCTGCTGCGGGCCGCCGAGTGGACCATCCCCGCGGGCAGCCCCCTGGTCACACTCGGTATCGCCGGAGCACGCCCGGTAGTGAGCGCGCAGGCCCGGGACTTCGAGTGGAACCTGCCCGCGGCCGTCCCCGTGCAGGGGTGA
- a CDS encoding LysR family transcriptional regulator produces MAFDGKLLGGIGVMAAVVEAGTFVRAAETLGLTQSGVSRAVARLEQRVGVRLFDRTARAVSLTSEGRRFYEEVAPLLTGIEDAAAAATGAAASVRGHLRVNADAAFGHNVLAPRIGEFLARHPELTMELVVRDRIGDLVAEGLDMAVRFGEPEPSSLICRQIGRSRVLTCASPEYVARRGRPKHPRELARGGHECILVRNTWTGRHFDWEFHKGGEVLPVDVQGRLMVNDSGSLISAMLSGHGVGQPFEFSVRELIDSGRLVQLLPAWSDERYPVHVYHRSREFPAAKVRAFIDFLLTLTDT; encoded by the coding sequence ATGGCCTTTGACGGAAAACTCCTGGGTGGCATTGGCGTGATGGCCGCGGTGGTGGAGGCGGGCACCTTCGTCCGGGCCGCGGAGACGCTCGGCCTGACCCAGTCCGGCGTGAGCCGTGCCGTGGCCCGGCTCGAGCAGCGCGTGGGGGTGCGGCTCTTCGACCGCACGGCCCGCGCCGTCAGCCTGACGAGCGAGGGGAGACGGTTTTACGAGGAGGTGGCCCCGCTGCTCACCGGCATCGAGGACGCGGCGGCGGCGGCCACGGGCGCGGCGGCCTCGGTGCGCGGCCACCTGCGCGTGAACGCCGACGCGGCCTTTGGCCACAACGTGCTCGCGCCCCGGATTGGCGAGTTCCTCGCACGCCATCCGGAGCTGACGATGGAGCTCGTCGTGCGCGACCGCATTGGAGATCTCGTCGCGGAGGGGCTGGACATGGCGGTGCGCTTCGGAGAGCCCGAGCCCTCCAGCCTCATCTGCCGACAGATCGGCCGCTCCCGGGTGCTGACGTGCGCCTCGCCCGAGTACGTGGCGCGGCGCGGCCGGCCCAAGCATCCCCGGGAGCTGGCCCGGGGCGGACACGAGTGCATCCTCGTGCGGAACACCTGGACGGGGCGCCACTTCGACTGGGAGTTCCACAAGGGAGGCGAAGTCCTCCCCGTGGACGTCCAGGGCCGGCTCATGGTGAACGACTCGGGGAGCCTCATCAGCGCCATGCTCAGCGGCCATGGCGTGGGGCAGCCCTTCGAGTTCAGCGTGAGGGAGTTGATCGACTCCGGGCGTCTGGTCCAGCTGCTCCCGGCGTGGTCCGACGAGCGGTACCCGGTCCACGTCTACCACCGCTCGCGCGAGTTTCCCGCCGCCAAGGTCCGGGCCTTCATCGACTTCCTGCTCACGCTCACGGACACCTGA
- a CDS encoding class I adenylate-forming enzyme family protein: protein MTIPHEHDDAYRPENPSSLLEVFLEHARKTPERLALIFDAKHYTYGELARHVTAFAQALLRRHLKPGDRVALYLENSPAFVIAYLGVQYAQGIVVLVNTQYRQVELSHILSDSETRVCITGEAGAAELTPLLGELPALEWLITVEPLTSSLPHSLSLLSFDTLLAEPVEERPMSLPGASHIAVLGYTSGTTGRSKGAMLRQSNLLSNIRAVTQAWRWTEEDRLLLVLPLFHAHGLLVGLHGTLYTGASAELHRRFVASEVLERLHADPAFTLFFGVPTMYGRLLEESRRTGVRPRPLRLMVSGSAPLSAQLFQEIEAEFGQRILERYGMTETIMNTTNPYEGERRPGTVGMPFPGQEARVVDVRTRKPVPDGEPGEIEVRGPHVFSGYWRREQATEESFDKDGGWFRTGDLGLRDADGYFHITGRARELIISGGFNIYPREVEEVLATHPGVGEVAVLGLPDPDFGEQVIAVVVPAAGQPAPSAQALVDWCKDRLASFKKPRRVEFMDALPRNALGKIQKHVLRERLLSL, encoded by the coding sequence ATGACGATCCCGCACGAGCACGACGACGCGTACCGTCCAGAGAATCCGTCCAGCCTCCTTGAGGTCTTCCTGGAGCACGCCCGGAAGACTCCAGAGCGGCTGGCCCTGATCTTCGACGCGAAGCACTACACCTACGGCGAACTCGCCCGTCACGTCACCGCCTTTGCCCAGGCGCTCCTTCGCCGTCACCTGAAGCCGGGGGATCGCGTCGCGCTCTATCTGGAGAACAGCCCGGCGTTCGTCATCGCCTACTTGGGCGTGCAGTACGCACAGGGCATCGTGGTGCTCGTCAACACGCAGTACCGACAGGTGGAGCTGAGCCACATCCTCAGCGACTCCGAGACCCGCGTCTGCATCACCGGGGAGGCGGGCGCGGCCGAGCTGACACCGCTCCTGGGGGAGCTTCCCGCGCTGGAGTGGCTCATCACCGTGGAGCCGCTCACCTCCTCGCTCCCACATTCCCTTTCCCTGCTCTCCTTCGACACGCTCCTCGCCGAGCCTGTGGAGGAGCGTCCCATGTCCCTGCCCGGGGCTTCCCACATCGCCGTGTTGGGCTACACCTCGGGCACCACCGGGCGATCCAAGGGCGCCATGCTGCGGCAGAGCAACCTGCTTTCGAACATCCGGGCCGTGACCCAGGCCTGGCGGTGGACGGAGGAAGACCGGCTGCTGCTCGTCCTGCCGTTGTTCCACGCCCATGGGCTCCTGGTGGGCCTGCACGGCACCCTCTACACGGGCGCCAGCGCGGAACTGCACCGCCGCTTCGTGGCCTCGGAGGTGCTGGAGCGTCTGCACGCGGATCCGGCGTTCACGCTGTTCTTCGGTGTGCCGACCATGTACGGGCGGCTGCTCGAGGAGTCCCGGCGCACCGGAGTCCGGCCCCGTCCCCTGCGGCTGATGGTCTCTGGCTCGGCACCACTGAGCGCCCAGCTCTTCCAGGAAATCGAAGCCGAGTTCGGCCAGCGCATCCTGGAGCGCTACGGGATGACCGAGACGATCATGAACACCACCAACCCCTATGAAGGAGAGCGGCGTCCGGGAACGGTGGGCATGCCCTTCCCAGGCCAGGAGGCGCGTGTGGTGGACGTGCGGACGCGCAAGCCCGTGCCGGATGGAGAGCCGGGAGAGATCGAAGTCCGAGGCCCTCACGTCTTCTCTGGCTACTGGAGGCGGGAACAGGCCACGGAGGAGTCCTTCGACAAGGACGGGGGGTGGTTCCGGACAGGCGACCTGGGACTTCGGGATGCGGACGGCTACTTCCACATCACGGGCCGCGCCCGCGAGCTGATCATCAGCGGTGGCTTCAACATCTATCCACGAGAGGTCGAAGAGGTGCTCGCCACGCACCCAGGGGTGGGCGAGGTGGCGGTGCTCGGGCTTCCGGACCCGGACTTCGGCGAGCAGGTGATCGCCGTGGTGGTTCCCGCCGCCGGACAGCCCGCGCCCAGCGCGCAGGCCTTGGTGGATTGGTGCAAGGACCGGCTGGCCAGCTTCAAGAAGCCCCGCCGCGTGGAGTTCATGGACGCGCTGCCCCGGAACGCACTAGGCAAGATTCAGAAACACGTTCTCCGCGAACGGTTGCTCTCCCTCTGA